A window from Kovacikia minuta CCNUW1 encodes these proteins:
- a CDS encoding transposase: MTIAQREQQIHRVKAVSFQPELDEALEQALREAVISAVKITLESALKEELKAELAKMGDDRPRRSGYFQRRLDTQYGQVKDLRVPKLRERNPEREWQILQRYQRGLGNLLNWLCCLYVMGLSLRDLQEALYFLIGHVLSRSAVNQVTLQIQQHLDTRRLAPIGKTPAILIVDGVWVEIQYTREAFKLDRAGHLRQSRQAEERVILAVLAVWEDGSYEILHYEIASDEGEAEWEALFEHLIARGLQADAVKLVVSDGSLGLPKALKKTLPQAQQQRCITHKIRGIERYLSYEDLPKTDEQEQPLKREDAKRQRRFEIASEAYQIYNAETLEQARQRLEQFITKWETQEPKAIQVFQRDLELTLTFYQFAPNLHRHIRTTNHLERLFREFRTKSDEIGAFPHETSCLTVFFLVIERDHAKHDRKTVAKNS; this comes from the coding sequence ATGACCATAGCCCAACGAGAACAACAAATCCATCGAGTCAAAGCCGTCAGTTTTCAACCTGAACTGGATGAGGCGTTAGAACAGGCCCTCAGAGAGGCCGTCATCAGTGCCGTCAAAATCACCTTGGAGAGCGCACTGAAAGAGGAACTCAAGGCAGAACTAGCCAAAATGGGAGACGATCGACCTCGACGTTCCGGGTATTTTCAACGGAGACTCGATACCCAGTATGGCCAGGTGAAGGATTTGCGAGTTCCGAAATTACGAGAACGCAACCCAGAACGAGAGTGGCAGATTCTCCAACGTTACCAACGGGGCTTAGGCAACCTGCTCAACTGGTTGTGTTGTTTGTATGTGATGGGACTGTCGTTGAGAGATTTGCAAGAGGCGCTATATTTTCTCATAGGACATGTGCTTTCCCGCAGTGCTGTGAACCAAGTCACCCTCCAGATTCAGCAACACTTAGACACTCGTCGCTTAGCCCCGATTGGCAAAACCCCTGCGATATTAATCGTCGATGGGGTGTGGGTAGAGATTCAATATACCCGAGAAGCGTTTAAGCTAGACCGGGCAGGACATCTGCGACAAAGTCGGCAGGCCGAAGAACGGGTAATTTTGGCAGTTCTAGCCGTCTGGGAGGATGGGTCTTATGAAATCCTGCATTATGAGATTGCCTCCGACGAAGGAGAAGCAGAGTGGGAGGCCTTGTTTGAGCATTTAATCGCCCGAGGACTGCAAGCCGATGCGGTGAAATTAGTGGTCAGTGATGGCAGTTTGGGATTGCCCAAGGCGTTGAAAAAGACCTTGCCCCAGGCCCAACAGCAACGCTGTATCACGCACAAAATCCGAGGGATTGAGCGCTATTTGAGTTATGAGGATTTGCCGAAAACCGATGAGCAGGAACAACCCCTGAAGCGGGAAGATGCCAAACGGCAGCGTCGATTTGAAATTGCCTCTGAGGCTTATCAAATCTACAATGCAGAGACTTTGGAGCAGGCAAGGCAACGGTTAGAGCAATTCATCACCAAATGGGAAACACAAGAACCCAAAGCCATCCAAGTCTTTCAACGCGATCTAGAGTTGACCCTGACTTTCTATCAATTTGCACCAAACCTGCATCGGCATATTCGCACCACTAATCATTTGGAGCGGCTATTTCGAGAATTTCGCACCAAGTCAGATGAAATTGGGGCATTCCCGCATGAAACGAGTTGCCTCACTGTCTTTTTCCTCGTGATTGAGCGTGATCATGCCAAACATGACCGTAAAACCGTGGCGAAAAATTCGTGA
- a CDS encoding PAS domain-containing protein: protein MQRSEAKLKDVLNSATVGICSFRRYIDDSLEYEYFSAGHALIYGYTSKELMADIHLWKSRVHPEDLKNIVLPAHKKLLKHHSCSMEYRFFHKDGSVRWISEDLTARWDEVVDCLVITSAAVDRTARKQAEEALRQSEATKNQILKAIPDLMVWMTIDGVCLDVIDDNPDSAIPRWVAIGKNLYDLLPAEVAQKRKQAVQQALQTGEVQVYEHQFTMRGKTFNEEIRVVVVGTDRVLVIVRDMTDRRSVAS from the coding sequence CTGCAACGTTCTGAAGCAAAACTAAAAGATGTGCTGAATAGTGCAACGGTTGGTATTTGTTCGTTTCGCCGCTATATCGACGACAGTCTGGAGTATGAATACTTTTCTGCGGGGCATGCGCTGATTTATGGGTACACTTCAAAAGAACTGATGGCAGATATTCATCTCTGGAAATCGCGGGTTCATCCGGAGGATCTGAAAAATATTGTTCTTCCTGCCCACAAAAAACTTCTGAAGCACCACTCCTGTTCAATGGAGTACCGATTTTTCCATAAGGATGGAAGCGTCCGTTGGATTTCTGAGGATTTGACCGCTCGCTGGGATGAAGTGGTGGATTGTTTAGTTATCACTTCTGCTGCGGTTGACCGGACTGCGCGTAAACAGGCAGAGGAAGCGTTGCGTCAAAGTGAGGCAACAAAAAATCAGATTCTTAAAGCAATTCCAGATTTAATGGTCTGGATGACGATCGATGGCGTTTGTCTGGATGTGATTGACGACAACCCAGACAGTGCCATTCCGCGCTGGGTGGCGATCGGAAAAAATCTCTATGACCTGCTTCCGGCTGAAGTGGCACAAAAACGCAAACAAGCGGTTCAACAAGCTTTGCAAACGGGGGAAGTGCAGGTTTATGAACATCAATTTACGATGCGAGGAAAAACCTTCAACGAAGAGATCCGGGTGGTGGTGGTTGGAACCGACCGGGTTTTAGTCATCGTTCGTGACATGACCGATCGCAGATCTGTTGCCAGCTAA
- a CDS encoding response regulator produces MSSGAIPFPNSDILVVDDTPSNLRLLSDLLTAQGYQVRKIADGRWAIQAAQLSPPDLILLDIVMPGINGYEVCRLLKANERTREVPVIFLSVNDEVLDKVQAFRMGGVDYITKPFEPAEVLVRVETQLKLSQLQKQVQEQNLQLQTQNLRLQKEMSDRTATQLALDTLTQNLETKLRVNTSELTKQNQQLLHLQAQLKEALEQTQRLSQLKSELLHAIVQEFYNQTQTSFPSDRMTHPPLE; encoded by the coding sequence ATGTCCAGTGGTGCAATACCCTTTCCCAATAGCGACATCTTGGTTGTAGACGACACACCGAGTAACTTACGGTTGCTCTCCGATTTGTTGACGGCTCAAGGATACCAGGTTCGAAAAATTGCCGATGGACGGTGGGCAATTCAAGCCGCCCAATTGAGCCCACCCGATCTCATTCTGCTAGATATCGTCATGCCTGGGATAAACGGCTATGAAGTTTGCCGCCTATTGAAGGCGAATGAGCGCACCCGCGAAGTTCCGGTCATTTTTCTGAGTGTCAATGATGAAGTGCTGGACAAGGTTCAGGCGTTTCGGATGGGGGGAGTGGATTACATCACGAAGCCGTTTGAGCCAGCGGAGGTGTTAGTCAGGGTAGAAACTCAGTTAAAACTGAGCCAGTTGCAAAAACAAGTGCAGGAACAAAATCTGCAACTACAAACCCAAAATCTGCGGCTCCAGAAGGAAATGAGCGATCGCACAGCTACCCAGTTAGCCCTGGATACGCTCACCCAAAACTTAGAAACCAAACTCCGGGTTAATACATCTGAACTAACCAAACAAAATCAACAACTTCTCCATTTGCAGGCACAACTGAAAGAAGCCCTGGAACAAACGCAACGGTTGAGTCAGCTCAAGTCGGAACTGCTGCATGCGATCGTGCAGGAATTTTACAACCAAACCCAAACTTCATTTCCATCCGATAGAATGACTCATCCTCCGTTAGAATGA
- a CDS encoding permease yields MNWNQLNSAFTLFLSLLVEAVPFLLLGVLFSGILLFFIDERKLIRLMPKHPLLGALVGSCIGFLFPVCECGNVPVARRLLMQGVPSPVAIGFLLAAPTINPIVFWATWTAFRDQPEIVFMRVGFSLAIATIIGWVFSVQKDLRPFLQPVVARAITARRQEAGGRRQEAGDGEAARSGEAGNASIQNLKLKTQNAYSTPQSPTSNPLLQSGTYWLGNAGQSERVDVAELQASMLSATVAHKPLSYKLGLLLENTVQEFRELGGVLVLGSAIAAILQVFVPRDLILGLGQSPVTSILAMMLLATVVSICSTVDSFFALAFASTFTTGSLLAFLVFGPMIDLKGIGLMLSIFKPRAVFYLFALAAMLTFVLTLFVNLYVG; encoded by the coding sequence ATGAATTGGAACCAACTCAACAGCGCCTTTACGCTCTTTCTCAGTTTGTTGGTAGAAGCAGTGCCCTTCCTGCTTCTGGGGGTGCTGTTTTCTGGCATTCTGCTATTTTTTATTGATGAGCGTAAGCTGATCCGGCTGATGCCAAAACATCCACTCCTGGGTGCATTGGTGGGAAGTTGTATTGGGTTTCTGTTTCCCGTTTGTGAGTGTGGAAATGTGCCTGTGGCACGACGGTTGTTGATGCAGGGTGTGCCTTCTCCCGTTGCGATCGGCTTTTTGCTGGCGGCTCCAACCATTAACCCGATCGTGTTCTGGGCAACCTGGACAGCCTTTCGAGACCAACCTGAAATTGTGTTCATGCGGGTGGGATTTTCTCTGGCGATCGCCACTATTATTGGCTGGGTTTTTAGCGTTCAAAAGGATCTACGTCCCTTCCTCCAACCTGTTGTTGCCCGTGCGATTACAGCCAGGAGGCAGGAGGCAGGAGGCAGGAGGCAAGAGGCAGGCGACGGAGAGGCAGCGAGAAGCGGAGAAGCAGGGAACGCTTCAATTCAAAACTTAAAACTTAAAACTCAAAACGCTTACTCTACACCCCAATCTCCAACCTCCAACCCTCTGCTCCAGTCTGGTACCTACTGGTTGGGTAACGCTGGTCAGTCTGAGCGGGTGGATGTGGCTGAGCTTCAGGCGTCCATGCTTTCGGCGACTGTGGCACACAAACCACTTTCCTACAAGTTGGGGTTACTGCTAGAAAATACGGTGCAGGAATTTCGGGAATTAGGCGGAGTCCTGGTTCTGGGAAGCGCGATCGCGGCTATTCTGCAAGTTTTTGTGCCACGCGATTTAATTTTGGGGTTAGGGCAAAGCCCCGTCACTTCCATCCTTGCCATGATGCTTCTGGCAACCGTTGTTTCAATTTGTTCTACCGTCGATTCCTTCTTTGCCCTTGCCTTCGCTTCCACCTTTACCACAGGTTCGCTGCTGGCGTTCCTGGTCTTCGGTCCCATGATTGACCTCAAAGGCATTGGCTTAATGCTGTCCATCTTCAAACCCAGAGCTGTTTTCTACCTGTTTGCCCTGGCAGCGATGTTGACGTTTGTGCTGACATTATTTGTCAACCTTTATGTCGGTTGA
- a CDS encoding TVP38/TMEM64 family protein has translation MTPTKRFKTQFWIALALLSFLAVCLLSPVKELFDEAFLVQRLHALGGSAAPFFVLVFAGATSLGFPGNVMSVAAGAVFGVFWGAVWSVIGATLGATGAFLLARYSLHQWADHYLGKHAMLRGLNQAIARNPFNFVLAVRLTPLSPFSLVNFLFGLTPISLRTYALGTFLGIIPLSLAYAWLGMSGIQALHGGDRLPLFLALSFLTLLSVLPMLIQKERSGG, from the coding sequence ATGACTCCCACTAAACGCTTTAAGACCCAATTCTGGATCGCCCTCGCGCTTCTTTCGTTTTTAGCCGTTTGCCTGCTGAGTCCCGTCAAGGAATTGTTTGATGAAGCTTTTTTAGTTCAGCGGTTGCATGCTTTGGGAGGCAGTGCCGCCCCTTTTTTTGTGTTGGTTTTTGCTGGAGCCACAAGCCTGGGGTTTCCAGGAAATGTGATGTCGGTTGCAGCGGGGGCTGTCTTTGGGGTGTTTTGGGGGGCAGTGTGGTCAGTTATTGGGGCAACGTTAGGAGCAACGGGCGCGTTTCTGCTGGCGCGTTACTCATTGCACCAGTGGGCAGACCACTACCTGGGTAAACACGCGATGCTGCGCGGCTTAAACCAGGCGATCGCCCGTAACCCGTTTAACTTTGTGCTGGCAGTCCGGTTGACCCCCCTTTCGCCCTTCAGTCTGGTCAACTTCCTGTTTGGTCTGACCCCCATTAGCCTGAGAACCTACGCATTGGGGACGTTCCTGGGCATCATTCCACTTTCGCTTGCCTACGCCTGGTTAGGGATGAGTGGAATCCAGGCATTGCATGGCGGCGATCGTCTGCCCCTCTTTCTCGCGCTCAGTTTTTTGACCCTGCTTTCTGTTCTACCGATGTTGATTCAGAAAGAAAGGAGTGGGGGGTGA
- a CDS encoding TIGR04283 family arsenosugar biosynthesis glycosyltransferase, giving the protein MTNDEAKVTLSIVVPVLNEAKHLPATLRAAQTASPTEVIVVDGGSRDATVELAEAAGARVIISLPGRARQMNVGAKAARGNTLLFLHGDTLLPQNFDHLIWQTLSRPNVIAGAFDLKIDGASWGLRLVEWGVKGRSHLLQMPYGDQAIFLKASVFQEIGGFPDLPIMEDFEMISRLRALGKIAIAPAAVLTSGRRWQKLGVCKTTLMNQLFVLAYTLKIPPETIVKWYRRG; this is encoded by the coding sequence ATGACGAATGACGAAGCAAAAGTAACCCTTTCCATCGTGGTTCCAGTTTTGAATGAAGCGAAACATTTGCCTGCGACCTTAAGAGCGGCTCAAACCGCAAGCCCAACGGAAGTGATTGTCGTGGATGGGGGCAGTCGGGATGCGACGGTTGAACTTGCTGAAGCAGCAGGCGCACGCGTGATCATTTCCCTACCTGGTCGCGCCCGACAAATGAATGTAGGGGCAAAAGCTGCCAGGGGAAATACGCTACTGTTTCTGCATGGAGATACACTTTTACCGCAAAATTTTGACCATTTAATCTGGCAAACCTTGAGCCGACCCAACGTGATCGCGGGTGCCTTTGATCTCAAAATTGATGGGGCAAGCTGGGGCTTGCGGCTGGTTGAGTGGGGCGTAAAGGGGCGATCGCACCTGCTTCAGATGCCCTACGGCGATCAGGCGATTTTCCTAAAAGCATCCGTGTTTCAGGAAATTGGAGGTTTCCCAGACTTGCCGATTATGGAAGACTTTGAGATGATTTCCCGGTTGAGGGCGTTGGGCAAAATTGCGATCGCCCCTGCCGCCGTTCTCACCTCTGGTCGGCGCTGGCAAAAGCTTGGCGTCTGCAAAACCACCCTCATGAACCAACTGTTTGTGCTTGCTTATACGCTCAAAATCCCTCCTGAAACAATCGTTAAATGGTATCGTCGAGGGTAA
- a CDS encoding TIGR04282 family arsenosugar biosynthesis glycosyltransferase: MVQKVAANREHLIVFTRYPEPGKAKTRLIPVLGAEGAAELHRQMAEHTLAQIRGLQAIRTLKVEVRFAGGDAARMQSWLGANLDYQVQPEGDLGDRMFQSFQSAYNNGSDATLIIGTDCPELDTLLMQKAFQTLHHHDLVLGPATDGGYYLIGLHHPIPELFQGIAWSTSQVLSQTVAIAERLNLAIAYLPTLSDVDHPQDLKIWQRKKSPHTPHPTPHTPHPTPHTPHPTPHTPMTNDE, from the coding sequence GTGGTCCAGAAAGTTGCTGCTAATCGGGAACATCTGATTGTTTTTACCCGCTATCCAGAACCAGGAAAAGCCAAGACGCGCTTGATTCCGGTGCTGGGTGCGGAGGGTGCTGCTGAATTGCATCGTCAGATGGCAGAGCATACGCTGGCACAAATCAGAGGGCTACAAGCAATCCGTACTCTGAAGGTGGAAGTGCGCTTTGCGGGTGGGGATGCTGCCCGCATGCAAAGCTGGTTGGGAGCAAATCTGGATTACCAGGTGCAACCAGAGGGAGATCTGGGCGATCGCATGTTCCAGTCCTTCCAATCTGCCTATAACAACGGGAGTGACGCCACCCTGATCATTGGGACCGACTGCCCCGAATTGGATACGTTACTGATGCAAAAAGCGTTTCAAACATTGCACCACCATGATCTGGTTTTAGGACCAGCGACAGACGGAGGCTACTACCTGATTGGTTTACATCATCCCATCCCAGAACTGTTCCAGGGAATTGCCTGGAGTACATCACAAGTTCTTTCCCAAACGGTAGCGATCGCAGAACGGTTGAACCTGGCGATCGCCTACCTCCCAACCCTATCAGATGTAGACCATCCTCAAGACCTAAAAATTTGGCAAAGAAAAAAATCACCCCACACCCCACACCCCACACCCCACACCCCACACCCCACACCCCACACCCCACACCCCACACCCCACACCCCAATGACGAATGACGAATGA
- a CDS encoding methyltransferase domain-containing protein — protein MAEAITHQQVDSVQAGSSYDVEQAVLQRYGAGAQQPEAELCCPTEYEPGYLDRLPQEIIEKDYGCGDPTRYVAVGETVVDLGSGAGKNCYILAQKVGASGQVIGVDFNEEMLALSRKYLDEMADKLGYRNVAFVKGKIQDLALNLDQAQAWLNQHPITRFDQVAAFEAVCDRLRQEQPLIADNSVDVVISNCVLNLVRPQDKQQLFREIYRVLKRGGRAVISDIVCDEDPTPQILNDAQLWSGCIAGAFREDVFLKMFEDAGFYGVEILVRQDQPWQVVDGIEFRSMTVRAFKGKEGPCWERNQAVVYKGPWKAVQDDDGHTLYRGQRMAVCDKTFKLYTDPNGPYHLGILPLPPYEEIPLCAAQPFDCSHNELRHPRETKGAEYRATVTNLDSACCGPESCC, from the coding sequence ATGGCTGAAGCGATAACGCACCAACAGGTAGACTCCGTTCAAGCTGGAAGCAGTTACGATGTCGAGCAAGCTGTGCTGCAACGCTATGGGGCTGGGGCACAACAGCCCGAAGCTGAACTTTGCTGCCCAACGGAATACGAGCCTGGCTACCTCGATCGCCTGCCCCAGGAAATTATTGAAAAGGATTACGGTTGTGGAGACCCAACCCGCTACGTTGCAGTGGGCGAAACCGTTGTGGATCTGGGTTCGGGGGCTGGCAAAAATTGCTATATTCTGGCCCAGAAGGTGGGTGCATCGGGACAGGTAATTGGAGTTGACTTTAATGAAGAAATGTTAGCTCTGTCTCGCAAATACCTGGATGAGATGGCAGATAAATTGGGCTATCGCAATGTTGCTTTTGTCAAAGGCAAAATTCAGGATTTGGCATTGAACCTGGATCAGGCACAGGCATGGCTGAATCAGCACCCTATTACCCGGTTCGATCAGGTGGCAGCCTTTGAGGCGGTATGCGATCGCCTGCGTCAGGAGCAACCCCTGATTGCTGATAACAGTGTAGATGTGGTCATTTCTAACTGTGTGCTGAATCTGGTGCGTCCCCAGGATAAACAGCAACTCTTTCGAGAAATTTATCGCGTCTTGAAACGGGGTGGACGCGCAGTGATTTCCGACATTGTTTGTGACGAAGACCCCACGCCCCAAATTTTGAATGATGCCCAACTATGGAGCGGTTGTATTGCGGGCGCATTTCGGGAAGATGTGTTCCTGAAAATGTTTGAAGATGCCGGATTCTATGGGGTGGAAATTCTGGTTCGGCAAGACCAACCCTGGCAGGTGGTGGATGGAATTGAGTTTCGATCGATGACGGTGCGGGCATTCAAGGGTAAAGAAGGCCCCTGCTGGGAACGCAACCAGGCTGTGGTTTATAAAGGTCCGTGGAAGGCTGTTCAGGATGATGATGGGCACACCCTCTATCGGGGACAGCGGATGGCAGTCTGCGACAAAACCTTCAAGCTCTACACTGACCCCAACGGTCCCTATCACCTGGGTATTCTCCCCCTGCCCCCCTACGAGGAAATTCCCCTTTGTGCAGCCCAACCTTTTGACTGTAGCCACAACGAATTGCGCCATCCGCGCGAGACAAAAGGCGCGGAGTACCGTGCAACCGTGACCAATCTTGATAGTGCTTGCTGTGGTCCAGAAAGTTGCTGCTAA
- a CDS encoding NUDIX domain-containing protein encodes MDAGRNLETQELDRLRAALAESLSTYGKGNAKEFTALLEEIKTGDCEIVWEEKQPIRLVNVVLVIVISHKGERLIEAYQEFSDGRIRKRGMQELAEKRKPDEPPEAAARRAIQEELGIPTENLIFECLPASDPEIIETTESFSYPGLKTRYSRIWFRVHLPETLYHSEYVEIQPDKKTVFRWSSSSLNN; translated from the coding sequence ATGGATGCTGGAAGGAACCTGGAAACGCAAGAACTCGATCGATTAAGGGCAGCGCTGGCAGAATCCCTGTCCACCTATGGCAAGGGGAACGCCAAAGAATTTACTGCCCTTCTAGAAGAAATCAAGACGGGAGATTGCGAAATTGTTTGGGAGGAAAAACAACCCATTCGGCTGGTGAATGTCGTCCTGGTCATTGTCATTTCCCATAAAGGGGAAAGGTTGATTGAAGCCTACCAAGAATTTTCCGATGGCAGAATTCGCAAACGGGGAATGCAGGAACTGGCAGAAAAACGGAAACCCGACGAGCCTCCCGAAGCTGCCGCGAGACGAGCAATTCAGGAAGAATTAGGCATTCCAACCGAAAACCTAATATTTGAATGCCTGCCCGCATCAGACCCCGAAATTATTGAAACCACAGAATCATTTTCCTATCCTGGGCTAAAAACCCGCTACAGTCGCATCTGGTTTCGGGTTCATTTGCCTGAAACGCTCTACCATTCGGAATACGTAGAAATTCAACCCGATAAGAAGACGGTTTTTCGTTGGTCTAGTAGTTCCTTAAATAACTGA